Proteins from a single region of Candidatus Neomarinimicrobiota bacterium:
- a CDS encoding Crp/Fnr family transcriptional regulator, whose translation MNKADHLRKVPIFTDLNETDLTKIGEKMISRVYEKGQMILLEESSGETFFILTKGAVKVTRLSDDGREVILAILSESDFFGEMSLLDGEGRSANIVSNDHSEVLTLSRSDFLDCLETFPKIAIALLEELAVRLRKSDQQIESLSLSDSEQRIGITLIRLAEELGTIKRGHVTVQNLPYQQDLANMAGTSRETVSRTLKLFEDKALVKRENRDLKIYNFDDFRQAFS comes from the coding sequence ATGAATAAAGCCGACCATCTACGCAAAGTCCCTATCTTTACTGATCTTAATGAAACTGATTTGACCAAAATTGGGGAAAAAATGATTTCCCGCGTTTATGAAAAAGGGCAGATGATTCTTTTAGAAGAAAGTTCTGGGGAAACATTTTTTATTCTTACAAAAGGTGCCGTTAAGGTTACGCGTCTCAGTGATGACGGTAGAGAAGTTATCCTCGCTATATTAAGTGAAAGTGACTTTTTTGGAGAAATGTCCCTTTTAGATGGGGAAGGTCGATCAGCCAATATTGTATCCAATGATCATTCAGAAGTTTTAACTCTTTCTCGTAGTGATTTTCTCGATTGTCTTGAGACCTTTCCAAAAATTGCCATCGCTCTTTTAGAAGAATTAGCAGTGCGATTACGGAAGAGTGACCAACAAATTGAAAGTCTTTCCCTCAGTGATTCAGAACAGCGGATTGGTATTACACTCATTCGTTTAGCAGAAGAACTAGGGACAATTAAACGAGGTCATGTGACTGTCCAAAATTTACCCTATCAACAGGATCTCGCAAATATGGCAGGTACGTCACGAGAAACAGTTTCCCGCACCTTAAAATTATTTGAGGATAAAGCCTTGGTCAAGCGGGAAAATCGTGACCTTAAGATCTATAATTTTGACGATTTTCGTCAAGCATTCTCTTAA
- the tatC gene encoding twin-arginine translocase subunit TatC, whose translation MAMTEEHNSMHFLDHLEELRWRLVKSLGSVLLGAVITFFFIDQLIAFLIRPTQDLASPMDLQVLKVQGMFMIKWGIAMIGGIVLSIPVLTYQLWKFIAPGLYLNEKKYAAPLIIFTYISFLIGLIFAYTVIIPFSLDFFTSVGMSGIQNNFSINYYFNFITWLMIGSGFIFELPVLVFILSIIGLLTPAFMSHYRRHASVVILVLSAFITPPDPVSLVLMAIPLMLLYEFSIGVSWLVNRKKQG comes from the coding sequence ATGGCAATGACTGAAGAACATAATTCAATGCATTTTCTTGATCATTTAGAAGAACTTCGTTGGAGATTAGTCAAATCACTTGGTTCCGTTCTTTTGGGTGCTGTCATCACATTTTTCTTCATTGACCAATTGATCGCATTTCTTATTCGCCCTACCCAGGATTTAGCTTCTCCAATGGATTTGCAGGTACTTAAAGTGCAGGGTATGTTTATGATAAAGTGGGGTATTGCTATGATTGGTGGTATTGTTTTATCTATTCCAGTCTTGACCTACCAATTATGGAAATTTATTGCGCCGGGACTATATTTAAATGAAAAAAAATACGCCGCACCTTTAATTATTTTTACCTATATCTCATTTTTGATCGGACTCATTTTTGCTTACACGGTTATCATTCCCTTTTCTTTGGATTTCTTCACATCGGTTGGAATGAGCGGTATCCAGAATAATTTTTCTATTAATTATTATTTCAACTTTATTACTTGGCTTATGATAGGCAGTGGATTCATATTTGAATTACCGGTGCTGGTATTTATTTTATCGATTATCGGATTGTTAACACCGGCATTCATGAGTCATTACCGTCGCCACGCAAGTGTAGTCATTTTAGTCTTGAGCGCATTTATTACGCCACCGGATCCTGTGAGTTTGGTTCTTATGGCCATTCCGCTTATGCTTTTATACGAATTTAGTATTGGTGTGAGTTGGTTGGTAAATCGAAAGAAACAGGGGTAA
- a CDS encoding polyprenyl synthetase family protein: MKQDLKSLKHITDPIFEDIKLFEQEFRNALRSEVRLINLIGKYILRHKGKHIRPVLTILASRVCGQPTVNSYRAAAMIELLHIATLIHDDVVDEAEKRRGFPSIKAVWKNKIAVLMGDFMLSKALINMVGLRDFSALQLIADTAEKLSAGEILQIEKSLTKSMTEKVYYDMIYQKTASLISTSCELGAITSTGKDKDRKAMVTYGTKLGMAFQVKDDLFDLLGNEKQTGKDIGADIKRNMVTLPLIHTYEKLSRTETRQVKKILSLKKKTTANLNDLKEIVSSAGGFNYAEQKIEEFNHQALDAISPYPDSPYKQSMVDLISFNAQRTG, encoded by the coding sequence GTGAAACAAGACCTTAAATCACTGAAACATATTACTGATCCGATCTTTGAGGATATAAAGCTCTTCGAACAGGAATTTCGTAACGCACTTCGTTCTGAAGTACGTTTGATCAATTTGATCGGTAAATACATCCTAAGGCATAAGGGGAAGCATATTCGCCCTGTCCTGACGATTTTGGCCTCCCGTGTTTGCGGTCAGCCAACAGTCAACAGTTATCGTGCTGCCGCAATGATTGAATTACTCCACATTGCAACACTCATTCATGATGATGTGGTGGATGAAGCTGAAAAGCGCCGAGGATTTCCTTCAATCAAAGCAGTATGGAAAAACAAAATCGCTGTCCTTATGGGTGACTTTATGCTCAGTAAAGCACTCATCAATATGGTTGGATTGAGAGATTTTTCTGCCTTGCAGTTGATCGCCGATACAGCGGAAAAACTCAGTGCCGGTGAAATTCTCCAAATAGAAAAATCTCTGACTAAATCCATGACTGAAAAAGTCTATTATGACATGATCTACCAGAAGACAGCTTCACTGATTTCTACAAGCTGTGAATTGGGCGCCATTACATCAACGGGAAAAGATAAAGATCGAAAAGCTATGGTTACTTATGGAACAAAGTTGGGAATGGCTTTTCAGGTAAAAGACGATCTTTTTGATTTATTGGGCAATGAAAAGCAAACTGGGAAAGATATCGGCGCCGATATTAAAAGAAATATGGTAACACTGCCCTTGATTCATACTTATGAAAAACTCTCGAGGACGGAAACGCGACAAGTTAAAAAGATTTTATCATTGAAAAAGAAGACAACCGCAAATTTGAATGATCTCAAAGAGATTGTCAGTTCTGCCGGTGGTTTCAACTATGCTGAACAAAAAATAGAGGAATTCAATCACCAGGCACTGGATGCCATTTCACCTTACCCGGATTCACCGTATAAGCAATCCATGGTGGACCTGATTAGTTTTAACGCACAACGCACAGGCTGA
- the rpsT gene encoding 30S ribosomal protein S20: MDRHPQQIKRERQDKKRHEFNVAKMSELKTAIKNVMESTDATKAEGLYKSAVSNIDKMVSKGHLKKNTAARRKSQITRHLNSLSA; the protein is encoded by the coding sequence ATGGATAGACATCCACAACAAATTAAGCGCGAACGTCAGGACAAAAAACGACACGAATTCAACGTGGCAAAAATGTCCGAATTAAAAACAGCCATTAAAAATGTAATGGAATCCACTGACGCCACAAAAGCTGAAGGCCTTTATAAAAGTGCCGTCAGCAATATAGACAAAATGGTCAGTAAAGGTCATTTGAAGAAGAATACTGCCGCTCGTCGTAAATCACAGATTACGCGACACTTGAATTCTTTATCAGCCTAA
- a CDS encoding glycosyltransferase family 9 protein: MTTPRTILVLRFSSIGDIIQTTSVVGTLKKYFPESQIDFITLSKFASLLEGHPHINKVHALDIDAGYTKLRQTGFEMEMMGYDLAIDLHNSTRSQIIRRGFVTTKNVHIKKPRWRRFKLFAFRKNDFAADFTVRTWLHEPIADLLPGDFSIENTQLFVSDVEKNSARELLRKSKMDGKYFVITPGAAWAQKRWSGEKYAKVIDDCVNKYNLHPVLIGGVTDDICDLIKNSADSTVIDVHGKTNLRESLAIVSQAEFVLGSDTGFLHAGEALGIPAITLLGPTSRETGAGVFLEESQVVQNEDIWCRPCSQNGSTPCYRKKQYCMTKIEPEHVSSAVSKVLAI, translated from the coding sequence ATGACCACTCCTCGGACCATTCTGGTCCTGCGTTTCAGTTCAATTGGAGATATTATCCAAACCACATCTGTGGTTGGTACTCTTAAAAAATATTTCCCCGAATCACAAATTGATTTTATAACCCTTTCTAAATTTGCATCCCTATTAGAGGGACATCCCCATATAAATAAAGTCCATGCCCTAGATATAGATGCGGGTTATACAAAACTCCGCCAAACCGGTTTTGAGATGGAAATGATGGGTTATGATTTGGCCATTGATCTCCATAATTCAACACGATCTCAGATTATTCGAAGAGGATTTGTTACAACCAAGAATGTGCATATAAAAAAACCACGATGGCGGCGCTTTAAATTATTTGCATTTCGTAAAAATGATTTCGCTGCGGATTTTACCGTACGCACGTGGCTTCACGAACCGATTGCTGACTTACTGCCAGGTGATTTTTCGATAGAGAATACACAGTTATTTGTTTCGGATGTGGAAAAGAACAGTGCGCGTGAATTGCTGCGAAAATCAAAAATGGATGGAAAATATTTCGTTATTACCCCGGGAGCCGCTTGGGCGCAGAAACGCTGGAGTGGGGAGAAATATGCAAAAGTGATAGACGATTGTGTAAATAAATATAACCTACATCCTGTGCTAATTGGTGGTGTGACCGATGACATTTGTGATTTGATTAAAAATAGTGCAGATTCCACTGTGATTGATGTTCATGGTAAAACAAATTTAAGAGAATCATTGGCAATCGTGAGTCAAGCAGAGTTTGTCCTAGGCAGTGACACAGGATTCCTCCATGCAGGTGAAGCATTAGGCATACCTGCAATAACGTTGCTGGGTCCCACTTCAAGGGAAACAGGTGCCGGTGTATTCCTCGAGGAATCTCAGGTTGTCCAAAATGAAGATATTTGGTGTCGTCCCTGTTCTCAAAACGGTAGTACACCATGTTATCGCAAAAAACAATATTGTATGACAAAGATTGAACCTGAACATGTATCATCCGCTGTATCAAAGGTGTTGGCAATATGA
- the meaB gene encoding methylmalonyl Co-A mutase-associated GTPase MeaB, whose translation MDSDTLDRIRSNDHRTLSRVISQIENNGDIPDSFFHNLHIHANDTLRIGITGPPGAGKSTLTDQLIQQILSDGKSVGVVAIDPTSPFTGGALLGDRVRMNHYIWNNDVFIRSMGSHGELGGLARKAQDVGDVLAASGKDVVILETVGVGQGEHDVAKAVDLTVVVLVPESGDEIQLMKAGLIEIADVFVVNKSDRDGAGRLAQSLQSILHTFTQKGHLEPPIFSTSADRKSGISELYIGLKDFIKVMEEKGVMVQKQLDRHRKRVFNLVQDRLLLKFWTQQKLAKLEESILNLEISNASPHEVANTLLNGND comes from the coding sequence ATGGATTCTGATACGCTAGATCGAATTCGATCGAACGATCACCGAACCCTTTCGAGAGTTATCAGCCAAATTGAGAATAACGGCGATATACCTGATTCGTTTTTTCACAATCTTCACATTCATGCGAATGATACTTTAAGAATAGGTATTACCGGTCCGCCTGGCGCAGGAAAAAGCACCCTTACTGATCAGTTAATTCAACAAATTTTATCCGATGGAAAAAGTGTCGGCGTAGTAGCCATTGACCCCACAAGTCCATTTACTGGTGGTGCACTTTTGGGTGACCGCGTTCGTATGAATCATTATATTTGGAATAATGATGTTTTCATCCGCAGTATGGGCTCCCATGGTGAATTGGGTGGCTTGGCTCGCAAAGCCCAGGATGTTGGTGATGTGCTTGCCGCCAGTGGCAAGGATGTAGTCATTCTCGAAACAGTTGGTGTAGGGCAAGGGGAACACGATGTAGCCAAAGCGGTGGATTTAACTGTAGTTGTGTTGGTGCCGGAATCTGGCGATGAGATTCAACTCATGAAAGCTGGACTTATCGAAATCGCCGATGTGTTTGTAGTAAACAAATCCGATCGAGATGGGGCCGGCCGGTTGGCGCAATCATTGCAAAGCATTCTCCATACCTTTACTCAAAAAGGACATTTAGAACCACCAATATTCTCAACATCTGCCGATAGAAAATCAGGTATTTCAGAATTATACATTGGGTTAAAAGATTTTATTAAAGTGATGGAAGAAAAAGGTGTAATGGTCCAAAAACAGTTGGATAGACATCGGAAACGAGTGTTCAATTTGGTTCAAGATCGATTGCTCTTGAAATTTTGGACTCAGCAAAAATTGGCAAAATTGGAGGAATCTATTCTCAATTTGGAAATATCCAATGCATCTCCCCATGAAGTGGCAAATACATTGTTGAATGGCAATGACTGA
- the guaB gene encoding IMP dehydrogenase: MKNRPPFIQALTFDDVLLVPQESHILPRDVNLQTRLTKSISMNIPLLSAAMDTVTESDMAVALAREGGIGIIHKNLSIENQVLMVDRVKRSESGMIMNPVTLSADKTIKDAKTVMSNYHISGLPVVDGGKLIGIITNRDIRFETDDKLFVRDRMTAENLVTVPQGTTLDEAKEVLQEHRIEKLLVVDDNGNLAGLITVKDIQKKEDFPNACKDDKGRLRVGAALGVSGDAMERAQALADADVDVIVIDTAHGHSAGVLNSIRNIKKSVGDLQVIAGNVATGEGTKALIDAGVDCVKVGIGAGASCTTRIVAGVGMPQLSGIMNCVDEARKHDIPVIADGGIRYSGDLSKAIAAGAEVVMLGSMLAGMDESPGEFILFEGRQYKSYRGMGSLGAMQEGSGDRYFQEGAEATKLVPEGIEGMVPYRGSVRNSIHQLMGGLRSSMGYCGAKDIEDFYGKAVFIQTTSAGVKESHPHEVKIMKESPNYQVSDS; the protein is encoded by the coding sequence AAAAGTATTTCCATGAATATTCCGTTATTGTCCGCCGCCATGGATACAGTAACCGAGAGCGATATGGCCGTAGCTTTGGCCCGTGAAGGCGGGATTGGAATTATCCATAAAAATTTATCCATCGAAAATCAGGTGCTCATGGTAGATCGTGTAAAACGATCTGAGAGTGGTATGATTATGAATCCCGTAACTTTGTCAGCGGATAAAACAATTAAAGATGCAAAAACGGTTATGTCCAATTACCACATCAGTGGATTGCCCGTTGTGGATGGGGGGAAATTGATTGGCATAATCACCAACCGCGATATCCGTTTTGAGACCGATGACAAATTGTTCGTTCGTGATAGAATGACGGCAGAAAATTTGGTAACTGTTCCTCAAGGTACAACGTTGGATGAAGCAAAAGAAGTGCTCCAAGAACACCGCATTGAGAAACTCCTCGTAGTGGATGATAATGGGAACTTAGCAGGGTTGATCACGGTGAAGGACATCCAGAAAAAAGAAGATTTTCCTAACGCATGTAAAGATGATAAAGGTCGTCTCCGGGTTGGTGCAGCCTTAGGTGTAAGTGGTGATGCCATGGAAAGGGCCCAAGCTTTGGCCGATGCGGATGTAGATGTCATTGTCATCGATACCGCTCATGGTCATTCAGCCGGCGTATTGAATTCCATCAGAAATATTAAAAAGTCTGTGGGTGACCTTCAAGTGATTGCGGGAAATGTGGCCACAGGCGAGGGAACAAAAGCACTTATTGACGCAGGGGTAGATTGTGTAAAAGTTGGGATTGGTGCCGGGGCCAGTTGTACAACTAGAATTGTCGCCGGTGTTGGCATGCCTCAATTATCCGGTATTATGAATTGTGTAGATGAAGCGCGGAAACATGATATTCCTGTTATTGCCGATGGGGGAATTCGCTACAGTGGTGATCTGTCGAAGGCGATTGCCGCCGGCGCCGAAGTCGTAATGTTAGGGTCAATGTTAGCGGGCATGGATGAAAGTCCCGGAGAGTTTATTTTATTCGAAGGTCGTCAGTATAAATCCTATCGCGGCATGGGTTCATTAGGTGCCATGCAAGAGGGGAGTGGCGATCGTTATTTTCAAGAAGGGGCCGAGGCGACCAAATTAGTACCAGAAGGTATTGAAGGGATGGTGCCCTATCGTGGTTCTGTCCGCAATTCGATTCACCAACTTATGGGCGGATTGCGATCCTCTATGGGATATTGTGGCGCTAAAGATATCGAAGATTTTTATGGTAAAGCGGTATTCATTCAAACCACTTCTGCCGGTGTTAAGGAGAGTCATCCTCACGAGGTGAAGATCATGAAAGAATCACCGAACTACCAAGTGTCTGATTCTTAA